From one Staphylococcus kloosii genomic stretch:
- a CDS encoding glycine C-acetyltransferase codes for MVQSLTDFLSENINYLKDNGLYNEIDTIEGANGPEIKINGKNYINLSSNNYLGLATDEDLKEAAKSAIDTHGVGAGAVRSINGTLDLHDELEETLAKFKGTEAAIAYQSGFNCNMAAISAVMNKNDAILSDELNHASIIDGCRLSRAKIIRVNHSDMEDLRAKAKEAVESGQYNKVMYITDGVFSMDGDVAKLPEIVEIAEEFGLLTYVDDAHGSGVMGNGAGTVKHFGLQDKIDFQIGTLSKAIGVVGGYVAGTQSLIDWLKVQSRPFLFSTSLAPGDTKAITEAVKKLMSSTELHDKLWENGNYLKENLQKLGFDIGQSESPITPVIIGDEKKTQEFSNRLKEEGVYVKSIVFPTVPRGTGRVRNMPTAAHTKEMLDDAIAAFEKVGKELDII; via the coding sequence GTGGTACAATCACTTACTGACTTTTTATCAGAAAATATTAACTATTTGAAAGATAATGGACTTTATAATGAAATAGATACAATTGAAGGTGCAAATGGACCTGAAATTAAAATTAACGGCAAAAATTATATCAACTTATCTTCAAATAACTATTTAGGACTAGCAACAGACGAAGATTTAAAAGAAGCAGCTAAAAGCGCAATAGATACACATGGTGTAGGTGCAGGTGCTGTACGTTCAATTAACGGTACATTAGACTTACATGATGAATTAGAAGAAACATTAGCTAAATTTAAAGGCACAGAAGCAGCAATCGCTTATCAATCAGGATTTAATTGTAATATGGCGGCTATTTCTGCTGTAATGAATAAAAATGATGCGATTTTATCAGATGAATTAAACCACGCATCTATTATTGATGGTTGTCGTTTATCACGTGCCAAAATTATTCGTGTAAATCACTCAGATATGGAAGACTTACGTGCGAAAGCTAAAGAAGCTGTAGAATCAGGCCAATATAACAAAGTAATGTATATTACTGACGGCGTATTTAGTATGGATGGAGACGTTGCAAAGTTACCTGAAATTGTAGAAATTGCTGAAGAATTTGGTCTATTAACATACGTAGATGATGCACATGGTTCAGGCGTTATGGGTAACGGTGCAGGCACTGTTAAACACTTTGGTTTACAAGATAAAATTGATTTCCAAATCGGTACATTATCTAAAGCTATCGGTGTTGTCGGTGGCTACGTGGCTGGTACACAATCATTAATTGATTGGTTAAAAGTACAATCAAGACCATTCTTATTTTCAACTTCATTAGCACCTGGAGACACTAAAGCAATCACCGAAGCTGTGAAAAAATTAATGTCTTCTACAGAATTACATGATAAATTATGGGAAAATGGCAATTATTTAAAAGAAAACTTACAAAAACTTGGTTTTGACATCGGTCAATCAGAATCACCAATTACACCCGTTATTATTGGTGATGAGAAAAAGACACAAGAATTTAGTAACCGTCTAAAAGAAGAAGGCGTATATGTTAAATCAATCGTCTTTCCAACAGTTCCAAGAGGTACTGGTAGAGTAAGAAATATGCCTACTGCAGCACATACAAAAGAAATGTTAGACGATGCAATTGCAGCATTTGAAAAAGTTGGTAAAGAATTAGATATTATTTAA
- a CDS encoding M20 family metallopeptidase: MFDWYQLANKKEDKMIQIRRYLHQYPELSFEETHTHDFIVNQLKQWSCDITEPVGRNGIVATFNGTGDGPTIALRADFDALPVEELTTHDFKSKIDGVMHACGHDGHTAILLAVAEIINDNLEHLNGNVVLIFQYGEEMMPGGSQEMIDDGCLKGVDRVYGNHLWSGYPTGTIYSREGAMMASPDEFSIKIQGQGGHGAKPHETIDPVVVLAEFILSAQKIVSRTIDPVKQAVVSFGMIQAGSIDNVIPDAAYCKGTVRTFDTAVQQHVIDKMEKLLAGLAVANDITYSLDYVRGYLPLHNNPKSYNTIKTAANDLNFRFNDSELMMIGEDFSHYLKVRPGAFFLTGCGNPQKNITASHHSPYFDIDESSLKYAASTFLKILELEQVFKK, encoded by the coding sequence TTGTTTGATTGGTATCAACTTGCGAATAAAAAAGAAGATAAAATGATTCAAATTCGACGATATTTACATCAATATCCTGAATTATCTTTTGAAGAAACACACACACATGATTTTATCGTAAATCAATTAAAACAATGGTCATGTGATATTACTGAGCCTGTTGGTCGCAACGGCATAGTAGCGACTTTTAATGGCACTGGCGACGGTCCCACCATCGCATTGCGTGCAGATTTTGATGCACTTCCTGTTGAAGAACTTACGACACATGATTTTAAATCAAAAATTGATGGTGTGATGCATGCTTGTGGTCATGATGGACATACGGCCATATTGTTAGCAGTCGCCGAAATAATAAATGACAATCTTGAACATCTAAACGGTAACGTGGTACTCATTTTCCAATATGGTGAAGAAATGATGCCTGGAGGTTCCCAAGAAATGATTGATGATGGTTGCCTTAAAGGTGTAGATAGAGTATACGGTAATCATTTATGGAGTGGTTATCCGACAGGTACAATCTACTCAAGAGAAGGTGCTATGATGGCATCACCAGATGAATTTAGCATAAAAATACAAGGCCAAGGCGGTCACGGTGCAAAACCACACGAAACGATTGATCCCGTCGTTGTGTTAGCAGAGTTTATTCTGAGCGCACAAAAAATTGTTTCACGTACGATAGATCCAGTAAAACAAGCTGTCGTTAGTTTCGGTATGATTCAAGCCGGTAGTATAGATAATGTCATTCCAGATGCGGCATATTGTAAAGGAACTGTGCGTACGTTTGATACTGCAGTACAACAACATGTCATCGACAAAATGGAAAAATTACTAGCAGGTTTAGCTGTAGCAAATGATATAACATATTCTTTAGATTATGTACGCGGTTATTTACCGTTGCATAATAACCCTAAGTCATATAATACAATTAAAACCGCTGCAAATGACTTAAACTTTCGATTTAATGATTCTGAACTAATGATGATTGGTGAAGATTTTTCACACTATTTAAAAGTACGTCCTGGGGCATTCTTCTTAACAGGTTGTGGTAATCCGCAAAAAAACATTACTGCCTCACATCATAGTCCTTACTTCGATATAGATGAATCATCATTAAAATATGCAGCAAGTACATTCCTTAAAATCTTAGAATTAGAACAAGTCTTCAAAAAATAA
- the tuf gene encoding elongation factor Tu, with protein sequence MAKEKFDRSKEHANIGTIGHVDHGKTTLTAAIATVLAKNGDTVAQSYDMIDNAPEEKERGITINTAHIEYQTDKRHYAHVDCPGHADYVKNMITGAAQMDGGILVVSAADGPMPQTREHILLSRNVGVPALVVFLNKVDMVDDEELLELVEMEVRDLLSEYDFPGDDIPVIAGSALKALEGDAEYEQKILDLMQAVDDFIPTPERDSDKPFMMPVEDVFSITGRGTVATGRVERGQIKVGEEVEIIGMQDESSKTTVTGVEMFRKLLDYAEAGDNIGALLRGVAREDIQRGQVLAAPGSITPHTKFKAEVYVLSKDEGGRHTPFFSNYRPQFYFRTTDVTGVVTLPEGTEMVMPGDNVEMDVELISPIAIEDGTRFSIREGGRTVGSGVVTQIEK encoded by the coding sequence ATGGCTAAAGAAAAATTCGATCGCTCAAAAGAACATGCCAATATTGGTACTATCGGTCACGTTGACCATGGTAAAACTACTTTAACAGCTGCTATCGCAACTGTATTAGCAAAAAATGGTGACACTGTTGCACAATCATACGACATGATTGACAACGCTCCAGAAGAAAAAGAACGTGGTATTACAATCAATACTGCTCACATTGAATATCAAACTGACAAACGTCACTATGCTCACGTTGACTGCCCAGGACACGCTGACTATGTTAAAAACATGATCACTGGTGCTGCTCAAATGGACGGCGGTATCTTAGTAGTATCTGCTGCTGACGGTCCAATGCCACAAACTCGTGAACACATCTTATTATCACGTAACGTTGGTGTTCCAGCATTAGTTGTATTCTTAAACAAAGTTGACATGGTTGACGACGAAGAATTATTAGAATTAGTTGAAATGGAAGTTCGTGACTTATTAAGCGAATACGACTTCCCTGGCGACGACATTCCTGTAATCGCTGGTTCTGCATTAAAAGCGCTTGAAGGCGACGCAGAATACGAACAAAAAATCTTAGACTTAATGCAAGCAGTTGATGACTTCATCCCAACTCCAGAACGTGACTCTGATAAACCATTCATGATGCCAGTTGAGGACGTATTCTCAATCACTGGTCGTGGTACTGTTGCTACAGGCCGTGTTGAACGTGGTCAAATCAAAGTCGGTGAAGAAGTTGAAATCATCGGTATGCAAGATGAATCAAGCAAAACAACAGTTACTGGTGTAGAAATGTTCCGTAAATTATTAGATTACGCTGAAGCTGGTGACAACATTGGTGCTTTATTACGTGGTGTTGCACGTGAAGACATCCAACGTGGTCAAGTTTTAGCTGCTCCTGGTTCAATTACACCACACACTAAATTCAAAGCAGAAGTTTATGTATTATCAAAAGACGAAGGTGGACGTCATACTCCATTCTTCAGTAACTACCGCCCACAATTCTATTTCCGTACTACTGACGTAACAGGTGTTGTTACTTTACCAGAAGGTACTGAAATGGTTATGCCTGGTGACAACGTTGAAATGGACGTTGAATTAATTTCACCAATCGCTATCGAAGACGGTACTCGTTTCTCAATTCGTGAAGGTGGCCGTACTGTAGGATCAGGCGTTGTTACTCAAATCGAAAAATAA